A genomic window from Candidatus Thiocaldithrix dubininis includes:
- the acnD gene encoding Fe/S-dependent 2-methylisocitrate dehydratase AcnD — protein sequence MNTEYRKSLAGTNLDYFDTRAAVEAIQPGAYDTLPYTSRVLAEQLVRRCEPEALTESLKQLIERRQDLDFPWYPARVVCHDILGQTALVDLAGLRDAIADQGGDPSLVNPVVPTQLIVDHSLAVECGGFDPDAFAKNRAIEDRRNEDRFHFIDWTKTAFKNVDVIPAGNGIMHQINLEKMSPVIQARDGVAFPDTCVGTDSHTPHVDALGVIAIGVGGLEAETVMLGHPSMMRLPDIVGVKLTGKRQPNITATDIVLALTEFLRKERVVGAYVEFFGDGADSLSIGDRATISNMCPEYGATAAMFYIDQQTIDYLKLTGREPEQVALVENYAKTTGLWSDALKTAQYPRVLEFDLSTVVRNMAGPSNPHKRLPTSALQERGIADEAKLAAANAEEAQGLLPDGAVIIAAITSCTNTSNPRNVVAAALLAKKANELGLVRKPWVKSSFAPGSKVAELYLKEAGLLPELEKLGFGIVAFACTTCNGMSGALDPKIQQEIIDRDLYATAVLSGNRNFDGRIHPYAKQAFLASPPLVVAYAIAGTMRFDIENDVLGTDAQGNPIKLKDIWPSDEEIDAIVAESVKPEQFKQIYIPMFDLGKVEEAASPLYDWRPMSTYIRRPPYWEGALAGERTLKRMRPLAVLPDNITTDHLSPSNAILPNSAAGEYLAKMGLPEEDFNSYATHRGDHLTAQRATFANPQLVNEMAVVDGQVKKGSLARVEPDGQVMRMWEAIETYMNRKQPLIIIAGADYGQGSSRDWAAKGVRLAGVEAIVAEGFERIHRTNLVGMGVLPLEFKAGETRKTYNIDGTETFDVEGEIAPRTDLTVVMHRKNGETVRIPVKCRLDTAAEVRVYKAGGVLQRFAQDFLESNKA from the coding sequence ATGAATACCGAATACCGTAAATCGCTAGCTGGCACTAATTTAGACTATTTTGATACCCGTGCGGCTGTTGAAGCTATCCAACCGGGTGCTTATGACACACTCCCTTATACTTCTCGCGTTTTAGCTGAACAATTAGTGCGTCGTTGTGAACCCGAAGCACTGACTGAATCTTTAAAACAGTTAATCGAACGTCGCCAAGATTTAGACTTTCCTTGGTATCCCGCTCGCGTCGTATGCCATGACATTTTAGGACAAACCGCCTTAGTTGATTTGGCAGGTTTGCGCGATGCGATTGCCGATCAAGGCGGCGATCCTTCATTAGTTAATCCCGTTGTACCGACCCAATTAATCGTTGACCATTCGTTAGCTGTTGAGTGTGGTGGTTTTGACCCAGACGCTTTTGCCAAAAACCGTGCGATTGAAGACCGTCGTAATGAAGACCGTTTCCACTTTATCGACTGGACAAAAACCGCGTTTAAAAACGTGGATGTGATTCCAGCAGGTAACGGTATCATGCACCAAATCAACTTGGAGAAAATGTCTCCGGTGATTCAAGCGCGTGATGGGGTTGCTTTCCCTGATACCTGCGTAGGTACAGATTCACACACGCCACACGTTGACGCATTAGGCGTTATTGCGATTGGTGTAGGTGGTTTAGAAGCCGAAACCGTCATGCTGGGTCACCCTTCCATGATGCGTCTACCTGACATCGTGGGTGTTAAATTAACAGGTAAACGTCAGCCCAATATTACGGCAACTGACATCGTATTAGCTTTGACTGAGTTCTTACGTAAAGAGCGTGTGGTCGGTGCTTATGTCGAATTCTTTGGTGACGGTGCAGATAGCCTCTCTATCGGCGACCGCGCAACCATTTCCAATATGTGCCCCGAATACGGCGCAACCGCAGCCATGTTCTACATCGACCAACAAACCATTGACTACTTGAAACTAACAGGTCGTGAACCCGAGCAAGTTGCATTAGTTGAGAACTATGCAAAAACCACTGGTTTGTGGTCAGATGCACTGAAAACTGCACAATATCCACGAGTACTTGAGTTTGATCTCTCAACCGTCGTGCGTAATATGGCAGGCCCCTCTAACCCGCATAAACGCTTACCGACTTCAGCTTTACAAGAGCGCGGTATTGCGGATGAAGCCAAACTTGCGGCTGCCAATGCTGAGGAAGCACAGGGTTTATTACCAGATGGTGCAGTGATTATTGCCGCCATTACCTCTTGTACGAATACCTCCAATCCACGCAATGTGGTAGCAGCAGCCTTATTAGCTAAAAAAGCTAATGAGTTAGGTCTAGTGCGTAAGCCTTGGGTGAAATCGTCGTTTGCTCCTGGTTCTAAAGTGGCTGAGCTGTATTTGAAAGAAGCTGGACTTTTGCCTGAACTGGAAAAGCTTGGCTTTGGCATTGTGGCGTTCGCTTGCACGACCTGTAATGGTATGTCGGGCGCATTAGACCCGAAAATCCAGCAAGAAATCATTGACCGCGACTTATACGCTACTGCGGTGTTGTCAGGTAATCGTAACTTTGACGGTCGTATTCACCCGTATGCGAAACAAGCGTTCTTAGCCTCACCGCCTTTGGTTGTCGCTTATGCCATTGCTGGTACGATGCGTTTTGATATTGAAAATGATGTGTTAGGTACTGATGCCCAAGGCAATCCCATTAAGCTGAAAGACATTTGGCCTTCAGATGAAGAGATTGATGCAATTGTGGCTGAGAGTGTAAAACCTGAGCAATTCAAACAAATCTACATTCCGATGTTTGATTTAGGCAAAGTCGAAGAAGCGGCAAGCCCGTTATACGACTGGCGTCCCATGTCGACTTATATTCGCCGTCCGCCGTATTGGGAAGGTGCATTAGCGGGTGAACGCACTTTAAAAAGAATGCGCCCCCTCGCTGTGTTGCCTGACAATATCACTACTGACCATTTATCACCCTCAAATGCCATTCTGCCAAACAGTGCAGCGGGTGAGTACTTGGCAAAAATGGGCTTGCCCGAAGAAGACTTTAACTCTTATGCCACCCATCGCGGTGACCACTTAACCGCACAACGCGCCACCTTTGCTAATCCGCAATTAGTCAATGAAATGGCTGTTGTAGACGGTCAAGTAAAAAAAGGCTCATTGGCGCGAGTTGAACCCGATGGTCAAGTGATGCGGATGTGGGAAGCAATTGAAACTTACATGAACCGCAAACAACCGCTGATCATTATCGCGGGGGCTGATTACGGTCAAGGCTCCAGCCGTGACTGGGCAGCAAAAGGGGTACGGTTAGCAGGCGTTGAAGCGATTGTGGCAGAGGGCTTCGAGCGTATTCACCGTACCAACCTAGTGGGTATGGGCGTATTACCGCTGGAATTCAAAGCAGGCGAAACCCGTAAAACTTACAACATTGATGGGACTGAAACTTTTGATGTTGAAGGCGAAATCGCACCCCGTACGGATTTAACCGTGGTGATGCATCGTAAAAACGGCGAAACCGTACGTATTCCAGTTAAATGCCGTCTAGATACAGCGGCAGAAGTGCGGGTATATAAAGCGGGTGGTGTACTCCAACGCTTTGCCCAAGACTTCTTGGAATCAAATAAAGCGTAA
- the prpF gene encoding 2-methylaconitate cis-trans isomerase PrpF, with the protein MSNVPQIKVPATYMRGGTSKGVFFRLEDLPEVAQVPGKARDKLFQRVIGSPDPYGAHIDGMGGATSSTSKCVILSKSSKLDHDVDYLYGQISIDKDFVDWSGNCGNLSTGAGAFAIHAGYVDKSRIPDNGVCTVRIWQANISKTIIAHVPITNGQVQETGDFELDGVTFPAAEIVLEFLDPSDEGEDGGSLFPTGNLVDQLEVPDVGTFPATMITAGIPTVFVNAEDIGYTGTELREAINTDAKALARLEKIRVAGALRMGLIKTPEEAATRQHTPKVAFVSKPKDYKSASGKQINASDVDLLVRALSMGKLHHAMMGTAAVAIGTAAAIPGTLVNLAAGDGERTAVTFGHPSGTLRVGAEAKLENGEWKVTKAIMSRSARILMEGWVRVPADSF; encoded by the coding sequence ATGTCTAATGTTCCTCAAATAAAAGTCCCCGCTACCTATATGCGCGGCGGCACTAGTAAAGGCGTATTCTTCCGCCTTGAAGACTTACCCGAAGTCGCTCAAGTACCGGGCAAAGCGCGTGACAAGCTATTTCAACGTGTGATTGGTAGTCCAGACCCGTATGGTGCACATATTGATGGCATGGGTGGCGCGACTTCAAGTACCAGTAAATGCGTAATTTTGTCTAAAAGTAGCAAACTGGATCACGATGTCGACTATCTGTATGGGCAGATCTCGATTGATAAAGATTTCGTGGATTGGAGCGGTAACTGCGGTAATTTATCGACAGGTGCTGGCGCATTTGCGATTCATGCAGGCTATGTTGATAAATCACGCATTCCCGACAATGGCGTTTGTACCGTACGCATTTGGCAAGCGAATATTAGCAAAACCATTATTGCCCATGTTCCGATTACCAATGGACAGGTACAAGAAACGGGTGATTTTGAACTTGACGGCGTAACCTTTCCAGCAGCCGAAATTGTTTTGGAGTTTCTTGATCCTTCGGATGAAGGTGAAGACGGCGGCAGTTTGTTCCCCACTGGCAATTTAGTTGACCAATTGGAAGTACCTGATGTCGGTACGTTCCCAGCGACGATGATTACTGCGGGTATTCCTACGGTATTTGTGAATGCAGAAGATATTGGCTACACCGGCACGGAATTACGCGAAGCGATTAATACCGACGCGAAAGCCTTAGCTCGTTTGGAGAAAATCCGCGTGGCGGGGGCGCTGCGGATGGGTTTGATCAAAACCCCAGAAGAAGCCGCTACCCGTCAGCATACGCCAAAAGTGGCGTTCGTTTCTAAACCCAAAGACTATAAATCCGCAAGCGGCAAACAAATTAATGCGTCTGACGTGGATTTACTAGTGCGTGCGTTATCAATGGGCAAATTGCACCATGCCATGATGGGTACAGCCGCCGTAGCCATTGGTACAGCGGCAGCTATACCGGGTACTTTAGTGAATTTAGCGGCAGGTGATGGCGAGCGTACAGCAGTAACCTTTGGACACCCCTCAGGAACTTTGCGCGTGGGTGCAGAAGCTAAACTTGAAAATGGTGAGTGGAAAGTTACCAAAGCTATTATGAGTCGTAGCGCGCGTATTCTGATGGAAGGTTG